From Macaca fascicularis isolate 582-1 chromosome 14, T2T-MFA8v1.1, a single genomic window includes:
- the DDI1 gene encoding protein DDI1 homolog 1, protein MLITVYCVRRDLSEATFSLQVSPDFELRNFKVLCEAESRVPAEEIQIIHMERLLIEDHCSLGSYGLKDGDVVVLLQKDNVGPRAPGRAPNQPRIDFSGIAVPGTSSSRPQHPGQQQQRTPAAQRSHGLASGETVGVPQGLGSPGLIRSMLLSNPHDLSLLKERNPPLAEALLSGSLETFSQVLMAQQREKALREQERLHLYTADPLDREAQAKIEEEIRQQNIEENMNIAIEEAPESFGQVTMLYINCKVNGHPLKAFVDSGAQMTIMSQACAERCNIMRLVDRRWAGVAKGVGTQRIIGRVHLAQIQIEGDFLQCSFSILEDQPMDMLLGLDMLRRHQCSIDLKKNVLVIGTTGTQTYFLPEGELPLCSRMVNGKDESSDKEITHSVMDSGRKEH, encoded by the coding sequence TCCTCTGCGAGGCGGAGTCCAGAGTCCCCGCCGAAGAGATCCAGATCATCCACATGGAGCGACTCCTCATCGAGGACCACTGTTCCCTGGGCTCCTACGGCCTCAAAGATGGCGATGTCGTGGTTTTACTGCAGAAGGACAATGTGGGACCCCGGGCTCCAGGGCGTGCCCCGAACCAGCCTCGTATAGACTTCAGCGGCATTGCGGTGCCCGGGACGTCCAGCTCCCGCCCGCAGCACccagggcagcagcagcagcgcaCACCCGCCGCCCAGCGGTCTCATGGCCTGGCCTCCGGAGAGACGGTGGGCGTCCCGCAAGGTCTGGGCAGCCCCGGCCTGATCCGCAGCATGCTGCTCTCCAACCCGCACGATCTGTCGCTGCTCAAGGAACGCAACCCCCCCTTGGCGGAAGCCCTGCTCAGCGGAAGCCTTGAGACCTTTTCTCAGGTGCTGATGGCGCAGCAAAGGGAAAAGGCcttgagagagcaagagaggctTCATCTCTACACGGCCGACCCCCTGGACCGGGAAGCTCAGGccaaaatagaagaggaaatcCGGCAGCAGAACATTGAAGAAAACATGAATATAGCGATAGAAGAGGCCCCCGAGAGTTTCGGACAAGTGACGATGCTCTATATTAACTGCAAAGTGAATGGGCATCCTTTGAAGGCTTTTGTTGATTCTGGCGCCCAGATGACCATTATGAGCCAGGCTTGTGCCGAGCGATGTAACATCATGAGGCTGGTGGACCGACGGTGGGCTGGGGTTGCTAAAGGAGTGGGCACACAGAGAATTATTGGCCGTGTTCATCTAGCTCAGATTCAAATTGAAGGTGATTTCTTACAGTGCTCTTTCTCCATACTTGAGGATCAACCCATGGATATGCTTCTAGGCCTAGATATGCTCCGGAGACATCAATGTTCCATCGATTTGAAGAAAAATGTGCTAGTCATCGGCACCACTGGCACGCAGACTTACTTTCTTCCTGAGGGAGAGTTGCCCTTATGCTCTAGGATGGTAAATGGGAAAGATGAGTCTTCGGACAAGGAAATTACACATTCGGTCATGGATTCAGGACGAAAAGAGCATTAA